A single genomic interval of Musa acuminata AAA Group cultivar baxijiao chromosome BXJ3-4, Cavendish_Baxijiao_AAA, whole genome shotgun sequence harbors:
- the LOC135636428 gene encoding F-box protein At2g02240-like — MEKGDSRTEKLPELCVAHVISLTSPRVACRLSAVSTTFRAAATSDTVWDCFLPSDWQSLVSRAVHPVEFSSFSSKRDIFFHLCDPILIDDGKMSFSLDRSSGAKCYILSARELSITWADAPWYWRWRCLPESSLT, encoded by the exons ATGGAGAAGGGAGACTCGAGAACGGAGAAGCTTCCGGAGCTCTGCGTCGCTCACGTCATTTCCCTTACCTCGCCCCGGGTGGCGTGCCGCTTATCCGCCGTCTCGACCACCTTCCGTGCCGCCGCCACCTCTGACACCGTCTGGGACTGCTTCCTGCCCTCCGATTGGCAGTCGCTTGTCTCTCGCGCTGTCCATCCCgtcgagttctcctccttttcctccaAGCGGGATATCTTCTTCCACCTCTGCGATCCCATCCTCATCGACGACGGTAAGATG AGTTTCTCACTGGACAGATCGAGCGGGGCCAAGTGCTACATACTCTCCGCTAGGGAGCTGTCCATTACGTGGGCAGATGCTCCCTGGTATTGGAGGTGGCGTTGTCTACCTGAATCAAG TCTTACTTGA
- the LOC135635737 gene encoding F-box protein PP2-B1-like has translation MLDCIAQLIDYMIVDGNFPRGRFAEVAELTSVCWLEIRGKIESRMLSRKTAYAAYLIYDTANYAFGLNHPSQEASVKVGVHSSTKLVCLQPTDMLSRRHAQRASALCYRKEAEEVDGDSKEAEEVDESAEEVEEVDGAPQARNDDWMELELGEFYIDEGDDGEVKIRLLEVKGGHWKRGLIIEGIEIRPKQ, from the coding sequence ATGCTAGACTGCATAGCCCAGCTAATAGATTACATGATTGTTGATGGTAACTTTCCCCGTGGAAGGTTTGCGGAGGTTGCTGAACTGACCAGCGTATGCTGGTTGGAGATTCGTGGCAAGATCGAAAGTAGAATGCTTTCTCGGAAAACAGCCTACGCTGCCTATCTCATCTATGATACCGCCAATTATGCATTTGGTCTCAACCATCCGTCCCAAGAAGCATCAGTGAAGGTTGGAGTGCATTCGTCGACGAAACTGGTTTGTTTGCAGCCTACAGACATGCTCAGCCGTAGGCATGCCCAGAGGGCCAGTGCTTTGTGCTATCGCAAGGAAGCCGAAGAAGTGGATGGAGACTCAAAGGAAGCCGAAGAAGTGGATGAATCCGCAGAGGAAGTCGAAGAAGTGGATGGAGCCCCCCAAGCAAGGAACGATGACTGGATGGAGCTGGAGCTGGGTGAATTCTACATCGACGAAGGAGATGATGGGGAGGTTAAGATACGCTTGTTGGAGGTGAAGGGAGGCCACTGGAAGAGGGGTCTGATCATAGAGGGAATTGAAATACGGCCTAAACAGTAG